In the genome of Aequorivita sp. H23M31, the window GGCAGCTTCCGAAAAACGTAGCAGCCAAGCCCTAACCGCCGGTTGGGATATGTTGGTTGTCGATGAAGCCCATCACCTGGAATGGTCTGGGGACAAAGTGAGTCCGGAGTATGCCGTTGTGGAACTTTTGAGTAAAGTGGCGAAAGGATTACTGCTTCTCACCGCTACGCCGGAACAATTAGGAGAAGAAAGCCATTTTGCGCGTCTGCGGTTATTGGATCCAAACAGATATACGAGCTATGAGGATTTTATAAACGAAACTTCCGACCATAAAACCATTGCCAATATCGTTGAGAAATTGCACTTAGGAAAAAATCTGAATTCCAAAGACATAAAAATCCTAGAGTCGATTTTTATGAAAGAACGGATTCAAGCCGTGATTAAAGGAGCCGAAATGGCAAAGGACAACCTGATTGAAGATCTACTCGATCAACATGGCCCTGGACGTGTTTTATTCCGAAACACCCGATCTGCCATGACCGATTTTCCAAAGCGAAAGGCACATCTCATTCCTTTAAAAGCTAAGAAAGATCCTTCACTTTGGCTTCAGCGATTGACGGATGAGTTTGCCCGGGATATGAATTTAGAGGAAACTTCTGAAGAACAGGAGTTTTGGTTTAAGGAAGACCCTCGCGTTCAATGGCTTTTAGATACGTTGAAGAAAATATATCAGGCGAAAGCATTGCTCATCTGCAAGAGTAAAGAAAAAGTTCTGGCATTGGAAAAAGTATTGACCCAGCGTGCCAATCTAAAAGTAGGCGTTTTTCACGAAGACCTCACCATTGTACAACGGGACAGAAATGCAGCTTGGTTCGCAGAATCGGATGGCGCTCAAATCCTCCTTTGTTCTGAGATCGGAAGTGAGGGTCGCAATTTTCAATTCGCCCATCACCTTATCTTATTCGACTTACCGCTGCATCCCGAATTGTTGGAGCAACGCTTAGGCCGCTTGGACAGGATTGGCCAGACAGAAGATATACACATTCATATTCCATATCTTCTCCAAAGCCCACAGCATAAACTGGTGCGGTGGTTTCACGAAGGCTTGAATGCCTTTGAAAAAAATATTGAGGGCGGCTATAAAGTTTACCAACTATTTGGAGAACGCCTGCAAGATGTTTTCAATTCTCCTTCCGCCACAGATCCTGATCCGCAACTGGAAGCCTTGATTGCCGAAACCTCAATTTTTCAAAAAGAACTTCAAAAAAGCCTTGCTGAAGACCGTGATAGATTACTGGAGATGAATTCCTTTCGACCTGCAATAGCTGAAAAAATAGTCGAACAAATTCAGAAAGAAGATCGGGATGATACCCTTGAAACCTATTTCACCAAAGTCTTTGAATATTTTAATGTGGAAATGGAAGACCTTGCCGCCCGAACCTACTTTTTGCATCCTGCTTCAGAAATCACCGAGATTTTTCCCTCCATTCCGCCTAAAGGTATAAGTGTTACTTTCAGTAGAAATTACGCGCTTAGGAGAGAAGAGGTTAGTTTCCTAACTTGGGATCATCCGCTTACAACGGAGTGCATAGACATGATGCTAAGCTCCGGCACCGGAAGCGCCAGTTTTGGGATCCTACATAACGCCAAAACCCCGGGCCTTTTACTTGAGATTCTTTTTGTTCTTGAAACATCGAGACAACAAGGGGTATATATAGACCGTTTTCTTCCCAATACTCCCTTGCGAATTGTTGTGGATCTCCACGGCAACGAAGTAACAGATAGCTATTCTGTTGAAACATTCGACAAAAATTTGACTCCCGGCCCAATAGAGCCTTTGCTGGATAATGAAACCTTGATAGAAACTATCCTGCCCAAAATGATTGCCGCAGCCACAAAAGTCGCTGCAGAACAGAGTTCAAAAGAAATTGCAAAGGGACTGCAAACCATGAACCTCACCCTGAATCATGAAATAGATAGGCTAAAAACCCTTCAAACAAAAAATAAGAACATCAGGCCCGAAGAAATTGAAAGTGCCCTTGAAGAACAGACAACATTGGCATCACTTATTAAAAATGCCAGAGTACGGATGGATGCCATGCAGGTTATAATAATAGAGTAGGAGGTGGAAAAAATTAAAAAGGACGTAAGACAATAGGACTTAGGACGTAAGATGAATAATAAGTGAAATTTTTAAATTTTTGGTATTTCTACCGAGAATATCTCATTTGATACTAGGCAATTTGCAACCCGACATTTGAGTCCTTTTTCATTGCTTTATTCGAGTGTTGTTCGAGTGTTGTTCGGGTTTTGTTCGAAGAATGGGGGTATTCTTCGAACAACACTCGAACAAGTATGCAATAAGTCCCGAATGGGTCTCGAACAAAGGAGGTTTTAAAACCTATTGATTATAGCAATGTGGCGTTCCCAAAAATTAGTAGTTAATTTTTATACAAGTCTCCATTTCTGAGAATTTGGGGTAAGATATTAAGGTAACAATTTACCCTATTTAGCAGTTTACTTATTGCCTATATTGGCCTTATAAAAAACTTTACTCTTTCGCTTATCCATTCTTGGTTTATTCTAACGGGAATTTCTCATTTCGGCATGTGGTTTGAATGTAGTAATATTCGAAAGGTTTTGACTAGTTTGTCTTTAGAGGTTCTCAGGAAGAGTACTTAATCAGATGCCGTATTTAAAAAAAACAAAAGATAAAGGCTGCCAAAATTCAATTATTCAAGCAAAATATATTTTTTCATTTTATTTTTAGATTCTAGTAGATCCTTAACTATTCTTTCTTTTAATCTTTTTGGGAGTTTTTGAGTCCTAATTTTCAAATCCGAGATCAAATCTAAATACATCGCTTCATTTTCTGAACCACCTTTGGATCTTTTGTATAGATATTCGGTTAATTTGTAAAGCAAGAAATTCTGCACTGGTACTGTATTAGCACTTTTCACTAGATATTTTAAATGGATATTAAAATTATTTCCTTGTATATCAGAGAATAGAGCAATAGAAAGATATTTTTCAATCTCAGATTTCGTGTTAGAAATACCTTTTTTCTCTTGTAATATTTTGTCAAGAATTACTACTTCCAATTTCTGTGTCCCTAAGTGTGAATTTAAAGATTGTTGAATGAGATAAGGAAAATTTTGCAATAGATAATCCAAAGAAATATTTTCAGGAATTGAAGGAGGAAGTTTTCTATGTTCAATTATATACTTGATTAGTAGTTGTGTATAAAGAATTGTGTATGTTATATTATGTTTTATGATTTCATTATAGGCACTTTTCTTCAAATCAAGGTCCTCGATTCCTTCTGAATTTCTGAGAACATTGCACATTATTAACATCATTCTGTCAAAATCAATTTTCTTATTATCCTTATTTTCATTCTTATTGTGGGATATTCTATTTAATTGTTCATCTAGCTGCCTCTCAGAAATTTCATTGGTCGGCCTATTTTCTTTAATTTTAGCAATTTCAATATTTCGAGCTAATGGCTCGGAATATTGAGTATTTTTTTTAATAGGAATATTAAAGTACTCATCAGGATTTATATCTGTTAAAATGAAATTCATTGGGTCAAATACTTCTTTGAACCTTTGAAAAATTAATCTAAAGGTATCAATATCACTTCTAACAAGTCCTGTATAGTAATCTATTTCTTTAGGGTAATTAAAATATCGAGTTTCATCTAAAATAAATTTTTTAAATTCCGTGTTATCTTGCATTCTTTTTGCTACAAAAAAATGAATAAAACATACTTGAGAAAACCTTACTTCGTTTCTATTATTTTTAGTGAATATTTTTCTTTCTAATAAATAATTAATTATAACATCCTCGTCAAAAGTGAATCCAACTTTTTCCTTGAGGTATTCATGAATGATGCTATGAAACTCTGTATATTCTAGAGTATACAAATTATCTTCCTTTCTTATTATTTTTTCAGCTATCATTGATATTAGTTGTATTTTATTTTTAGAATCGAAATTTTTTCTATAAATATTTTCTTTATTCAGTTTCTCTAAAATTAAATCAATGTATATTTCCATTAAAACAGCTTGGTTAATTGGTTTTTCCTGACTGTTCTCATGACACCAAAGATATAAATGAACAGATAACGCGTTCGGTGGCAAATGATATGAAGTAAAAGTTTTTACAAGCTTTTCTAAATTTTCATCATTTTTTGAACTATTATCGTAGGGAAGCCATTGTTTCATTATTTGCTTAATTTCTTTGGTTTTAAGACCTCTAATAAAGTGATATGAAAATGGTATAATAGAATAGTTTATAATTTCAGGAGGAATAATACCAAGGTTATCATGAATGTAAGAACAGATAAATCTATTTTTTGGAAAGTCTCGGTAGAATTTATGAAGGCGATTAATTTGCGCACCATAATTTTTCGATTCGTGATAACTTAAATTATCAATAACAAAAATAAACTTCCCCTTTTTTAATATTTCCCTAACTATATCAGATCCTAATCGGGTATATTCTTTAATTATTGTTGTGAACTCTTTATTTTTAATCTCATTAAAATCAATGAACACCGGAATCTTAAAATAAATATCATAATCATCTATGAATTCAACTATAATTCTAAATAATAAACTTTTCTTGCCAGATTCTTGAGGACCAAGAAATAAGATATTCTCATTTGAGTTAATAATGTCTCCAAAATTTGTCTCAGTAATTTTTTGTTCATAAAAGCTTTTGCCATTATCGATAGGAGGATATATAAAAGCATTTTTGACAGTTATATCCTTATCATTTCTTTTTCCTGTTATGAAATGATTATTCATTTCTAAATAATGATCTTCAATGATATTTTCTATAGCCGTGCGATAATTTTCAATATTAACCTCCGTGTCTGCAACCGGTCTTCCATAAATTTTTTTTCCCTTGTCTACTAGATCGGTGTTATCTACAAATATTTTTTGATTATGATTATATTTCAAATAATAGCAAGTAATATTTTCATTATAATCGATAATAGTAAATCCGTTAACATAATCAATGTTGTTAGTTCTTATTTGATTCAAACCTGATGAAGAAACATTATGAAAAACTGAACCTGTAAAACCCGTTGACATATTTGAAGCACCTTCATGAACATGTCCAGATAAAACCAAATCGTAATTTTTATTTACATGAGATATCATTGTTTTTTTTTCTGCTTTAATTAGCCAATCTAATTGATGATGTATTAATGCAATTTTTATATCACAATCTGAAATAAACTTGAAATTGTTATTCAATTGAGTCTCGCCTATAATTATGTTATTAAAATCATCTTCCCCGTAACATCTCCATGAGGAATTTATTGAACTAATTCCAATGGTCCTATTCCCCAAAGTAAATTTGATTGAAAAGGTGAACAATGATTGAATTTTATCTTCTATAATATTTTCATAAAGTTTACTTTCAAAAATTTTATAATCCCTAATACGTTCAATTCTTTTATAGGAATTTGTTTTTTCAGCGTTGCCAATAAAATCTATAATTTTTTCACTAGAAGTTAACGTAGATTTTAATCCGTTCTCATCAATTTCGTCGTCAGCCGACCTATTTATATCGTGATTTCCAGGACATATTATAAACTTTGAAATGTCTAGCTTTAAAAAATGAATTATGGGTTTAATAATGTTTTCATTAAATTCTTCAAATGCTAGATTAGCCTTTGAAAAATCTTTTCCACCCTTATCTATTAAATCACCGGTGAAAACAACCAAATCAATTGGACGATCGTTTTGAAATTGATCTAATTTTTCAAAAAATGAATCTTTATAAAAGTCATTCCAGTCGCGTAATGTTCTTCTATTTAGATGAAAATCTGTCAAATGTAAAATTCTAATCATATTTTAATTATTAATGATATAAGACAATTATATAGAAAAAGAAACTCTAAAAATTATTTCTTGATGATAAGTCATTCAAGGAATCTATTTTATTAAAATCATCAAAGTTTGGAAATAATAAACGTTTTCGTCAAAAAACATCCTGAAATCAAATATATTAAAATTTTATGTTCATTTTAACAGTTTCATACATGAATTGTTATTTTCATTAATCTTAATTGGTTGCTAGCATTGCCACGCTCTTCCGCGCGATTGCATCGCGTGGTTTCCCAAACTTTAATACAGTAACCACATTCCTGGAATGGAACGCGATAAAATCGCGCACCAGCGGGGGATTTCCGCCGCCACAAAAATTGCCAAAGAACAGAGTTCAAAAGAAATTGCAAAGGGACTGCAAACAATGAAGCTCACCCTGAATCATGAAATAGATAGACTAAAAACCCTTCAAACGAAGAATAAAAACATCAGACCCGAAGAAATTCAAAGTGCGCTTGAAGAACGGGCAACATTGGAATCGCTGATTAAATATGCGAGAGTGCGGATGGATGCCATGCAGGTTATAATAATAGAGTAGGAGTTGGAGACAAGACAGGAAACAGGAAACAGGAAACAGGACACAGGACACAGGACACAGGACACAGGACACAGGACACAGGACACAGGACGTAAGACGTAGGACAGCTTAAAACCCCAAAGGTTTTGAAAACCTTTGGGGTTTGAAAACGCCCGATCCAGGATGCCATGCAGCTTATAATAAACGAATAGCAGCTTAAGGGAACCAAACAACTAGAACCAAAGTGCTATAGGTTTTTCCAACAGACTGAAATCCTGCCTGCCAAGGCACGACAGGCAGGCACGACAGGCAGGTCTGTTGCACCCGCCTGACGGCAGTCAGGTTCGTGAAATATCTAGGGCATCATTTGCAGCCACATTTATAGAGAACGAGTAAATTTGTGAAAATTTGTGCAATTCGTGGCAAACCTTTTTAGAAGCTGATCCAAGATGCCCAAAAGCACCTAATTTAAACTCTATTTGATACCAATAAAAAATGGAAGCCAACATAGAAAACTTATATAGACATGTAGCCTTCTTGACCTCCATATACCCTTATCGAAACTATAAAAATATTGAAAGCCTTCAAAAAGCAGCAGCTTATATCGAGGTGGAAATGAAGGAAATTGGTTTGCCGACAACCAGACAACAATGGGAAGCTAAAGGGAATACATACGAAAACATTTTCGCCCAATATCAGCCCAAAAAAACAAAGCGCTTTATTATTGGCGCGCATTACGACGTTTATAAAGAAAGTGCGGGGGCAGACGACAATGCCAGTAGTGTGGCGGGCTTGATGGAAATCGCGCGAATGCTAACTGAAATCTCATTGAATTTAGATTACGGAATTGATTTCGTCTTTTTCTGTTTGGAGGAGCCTCCCTTTTTTAAAACCGATAAAATGGGAAGTTATATCCACGCAAATTCCATTGCAGATACCGACAAGGATTATATAGGGATGATCGCTCTTGAAATGATAGGTTATTATCGCGAAGAAAAGCAGATTTCCAAAGATGATTCTCTCTATAAAAACCAATTGATCGTTTCCTGGATTAAAAGGTACGACGCCTTTAACAAGAAAATCTCCCAGCTGCTGAAAGCCAATGGAAAAATGGACTCCCGGCGTTTATCCTATGCAAATGATTACCTAAACAACTGCCCTTCAGACCATCGCAATTATTGGCCCTTCCATATTCCCGCAGTAATGGTTATTGGCACCGGCGGCCATGGAAACCCACATTACCACACAAATACAGATACCATTGAAACTTTGGATTTCGAGATTATGAGGGAGGCGGTGGGGAGTATTGGTTATACGTTATTTAATTTTTCGGAATAAAAGTGGCGTAAGACGTTAGGACGGTAGATGTAGGACAATTAGGAGGTAAGATTTTTTAAATTGCAACGCTAGCGCGAGCGTCTCGCTCGTGCCGATTGCTTGCTCAGATAGTGTGGGACACGGGCGCGACGCCCGCGCCAGCGGGGAGTATTGGGGTTGCTTTGTTTAATTTTTTGGAAAAAAAATGACATAGGACGGTAGAAGGTAAGACGTAGGACGATTAGGAGGTAACATTTTTAACTTTCAAACGCTAGCGCGAGCGTCTCGCTCGTGCCGGTTGCTTGCTCACGGTCGTGGGGACACGGGCGGGACGCCCGCACCAGAGGAGGTTATTTAACTTTTCTCTATAAAACACCTTACAAGAGAAATAGCTTTGTTGGGAGTATTCTTTGCCTTGGGTAGAGGGTAGGGTGGATGATCCTTGGCCAGTTAATTTTGGAATGAACTTATCATTTACAATTGTTAAAATACTCTTAATATAAATAGTATATTTGGAATGCTATATTTCATACAACTGAGGAATCCCGTAAGGATGGGAGGTTGCGATGGATTATATTTGAAGAATAACCAAATTTTCTATGAAGAAAAAAGACTTATCAGAATCTGACATAAAGGCGAAATTTATCACTCCTGCCATCTTGAAGGCCGGATGGGATGAGCATACGCAGTTGGGTCGCGAGATTTTCTTCACTGACGGTAGGATTTATGTGAAAGGGAAACTGACAGCAAGAGGAAAGCGCAAGTTTGCGGATTACATTTTATTTTATAAACCCAATGTTCCAATTGCGATAATTGAGGCAAAGGACAATAAACATTCCGTCAGAGGTGGCATTCAACAAGCACTTGGATATGGAAATACTTTAGATATTCCATTTGTCTTCAGCAGTAATGGAGATGGGTTTTATTTCCACGACAAAACAGCCGCCGATGGCGAAATAGAAAGAGAGATTACTTTAGATGAATTTCCAAGTCCTGAAGAGTTATGGGCCAAGTACAAAAGATATAGAGGAATAGAAGCTGAAGAAGTCCAAGAAATAATTTCCCAAGATTATTTTCAAGATGGTTCGGGCCGTTCGCCAAGATACTATCAACAAAATGCAGTAAACAGAACTATTGAAGCAGTTGCGAAAAAACAGCAACGAATTATCCTAGTGATGGCTACGGGAACAGGAAAAACATATACTGCGTTTCAGATAATATATAGACTTTGGAAAAGTGGTGCGAAAAAAAGGATTTTGTTTTTAGCAGATCGTACAGCATTAATTGACCAAACTGCAAGAGGAGATTTTAGACATTTCAGGGATGCTATGACTATTATAAAGCACAAGCAGATTGACACGGCATACAATGTTTATTTGGCACTGTATCAGGGGCTTTCAGATAGTTATGGAACAGATGCTTATAAACAATTTAGTCGTGAGTTTTTCGACTTGGTAATTATCGACGAGTGTCACAGAGGAAGTGCAAAGGAAGATAGCAAATGGAGGGAGATATTAGAATATTTTCATACCGCTACACATATTGGATTAACTGCTACCCCGAAGGAAACAACAGAAGTTTCTAGTACAGAATATTTTGGAGAGCCCATTTATACCTATTCCTTGAAACAGGGAATTGATGACGGGTTTTTAGCGCCTTACAAAGTAGTTAAAGTAACTTTGGACATTGATGCAGAAGGATGGCGACCGCCAAGAGGATTTTTAGATAAAGATGGCAATCCTGTGGAAGATAGGATTTACAATAGAACTGATTTTGATAAAAATATTGTTGTAGAAGAACGACGAAAAATAGTCGCTGCAAAAATCACGGAATTTCTAAAAGGATATGATCGATATGCAAAAAGCATTGTTTTCTGTATAGACATAGAACATGCCGAAGGAATGCGCACAGCCTTGGTTAATGCCAATGCAGATTTATTTGCTGAAAACAACAAATACATAATGCAAATTACAGGCGACAATCAAGACGGAAAACGAGAGTTGGACAACTTTATCAATCCCAGTGAAACGTATCCTGTTATTGCCACAACTTCTAAATTAATGACCACTGGTATTGATGCCCAAACTTGCAAATTAATTGTTTTGGATAGCAATATTGGCTCAATGACTGAATTCAAACAGATTATTGGCCGAGGTACAAGAATCAATGAAGAATATGGCAAGACTTACTTTACGATAATGGATTTTAGGAATGTCACCAATCTTTTTGCCGATCCTGATTTTGATGGAGATCCGGTAATGATAAAAATCGTTAGTGAAGATGATGACTTATCAGGAACAGAAGATGAAACAGATGATGCTCCAATTATTGACATAGATGGAGAAGAGGTTGAATTTCCTGAAACACCTGATTATCCTGAAATTGAAGGGGGTGGTGATATTGTAGAAGAACCAAGATCTAAAATACGTGTTGATGGAGTACAGGTTAAAATTGTAAATGAAAGAGTTCAGTATTTGGGTTCGGACGGAAAAATCATTACAGAATCATTAAAAGATTACACCAAAAACAGCATTACCAAACAATACAAAACCTTAGAATCTTTCTTAAACACTTGGAACAATGCGGATAAGAAAAAGGTCATTGTAAGAGAATTGGAAGATCAAGGAATCTTTTTTGAAGCGCTACAAGAAGAGGTAGGGAAGGAGTTTGATCCTTTTGATTTGATATGTCATGTAGCTTTTGAATCAAAACCATTGACAAGAAAGGAAAGAGCTGAAAATGTAAAGAAACGCAACTATTTCACCAAATATGGGGAGCAAGCCCAACTAGTATTAAACAGCCTATTGGATAAATATGCTCAAGATGGCTTAATGACCATAGGGAGCACAGAAGTATTAAAACTTGATCCATTAAATAAATTAGGCACTGCAATGGAGTTAGTAAAAGCCTTCGGTGGTAAACCGCAATATTTGCAAGCTTTAAAAGAATTAGAAGCACAATTATATAAAACAGGGGCGTAAATGGGGGGCAAAACATTATTATATACAACACTTCCGATGGGAAATCTGCGGTAAGTCTTCTTGCTAAAGATGGTAATATTTGGATGAATCAAAATGAGCTTGCAGAACTTTTTGACACCTCAAAGCAAAACATAGGGCAACACATATCTAATGTGCTAGAAGATAGTGAGTTGGTGGAAGGTTCAGTTGTAGAGTATTTCTTTACTACTGCCGCAGATGGCCAAGACTTCAAGGTTATATTTTATAGTTTAGATTACACCAAAAATTTTAGTAATTGTTATGGCGAAAAATAAAAAGATCAACGTTAAGGGAACTGAGATTAGCATCTTCGCTCAGAACGAAATGGATTTTATTAGCCTTACCGATATGACTGGAGGCTTTAAAGAGGGTAGTGGTTTGATAGGGAAATGGATTACCAATAAAAACACGTTGGAATATTTAGGAATTTGGGAGAAAATAAACAATCCCAATTTCAATTACCCCGAATTCGGGGTAATTGAGCAGGATGCAGGAGTCAACAGATTTATTATGTCTGTGGGTCAATGGGTTGAAAGAACTCAGGCAAAAGGAATGATAGTAAAAGCGGGTAGATATGGAGGCACGTATGCACATAAAGATATTGCATTCCATTTCGCAATGTGGCTCAGTCCGGAATTTCAGATTTATCTAATTAATGAATTCCAGCGTTTGAAAGAAGACGAAAATAATCGTCTCAAACTCGAATGGAATTTTCAACGAACATTAACCAAAGTAAACTATCGCATTCATACCGATGCAATTAAAGAAAATCTGATTCCAGAAACACTTAGTAAGGCCCAAATTTCAATGGTGTATGCCATTGAAGCCGATGTTTTGAATATGGCTCTTTTTGGAAAGACCGCCAAGCAATGGCGTGATGAAAATCCTGACAAAAAAGGAAATATTCGCGATGAAGCAACTATA includes:
- a CDS encoding KilA-N domain-containing protein; translated protein: MAKNKKINVKGTEISIFAQNEMDFISLTDMTGGFKEGSGLIGKWITNKNTLEYLGIWEKINNPNFNYPEFGVIEQDAGVNRFIMSVGQWVERTQAKGMIVKAGRYGGTYAHKDIAFHFAMWLSPEFQIYLINEFQRLKEDENNRLKLEWNFQRTLTKVNYRIHTDAIKENLIPETLSKAQISMVYAIEADVLNMALFGKTAKQWRDENPDKKGNIRDEATIEQLVVLSNMESTNALLIHQGMEQSERLIQLNQMAITQMKSLLTHNTSIRKLK
- a CDS encoding metallophosphoesterase, encoding MIRILHLTDFHLNRRTLRDWNDFYKDSFFEKLDQFQNDRPIDLVVFTGDLIDKGGKDFSKANLAFEEFNENIIKPIIHFLKLDISKFIICPGNHDINRSADDEIDENGLKSTLTSSEKIIDFIGNAEKTNSYKRIERIRDYKIFESKLYENIIEDKIQSLFTFSIKFTLGNRTIGISSINSSWRCYGEDDFNNIIIGETQLNNNFKFISDCDIKIALIHHQLDWLIKAEKKTMISHVNKNYDLVLSGHVHEGASNMSTGFTGSVFHNVSSSGLNQIRTNNIDYVNGFTIIDYNENITCYYLKYNHNQKIFVDNTDLVDKGKKIYGRPVADTEVNIENYRTAIENIIEDHYLEMNNHFITGKRNDKDITVKNAFIYPPIDNGKSFYEQKITETNFGDIINSNENILFLGPQESGKKSLLFRIIVEFIDDYDIYFKIPVFIDFNEIKNKEFTTIIKEYTRLGSDIVREILKKGKFIFVIDNLSYHESKNYGAQINRLHKFYRDFPKNRFICSYIHDNLGIIPPEIINYSIIPFSYHFIRGLKTKEIKQIMKQWLPYDNSSKNDENLEKLVKTFTSYHLPPNALSVHLYLWCHENSQEKPINQAVLMEIYIDLILEKLNKENIYRKNFDSKNKIQLISMIAEKIIRKEDNLYTLEYTEFHSIIHEYLKEKVGFTFDEDVIINYLLERKIFTKNNRNEVRFSQVCFIHFFVAKRMQDNTEFKKFILDETRYFNYPKEIDYYTGLVRSDIDTFRLIFQRFKEVFDPMNFILTDINPDEYFNIPIKKNTQYSEPLARNIEIAKIKENRPTNEISERQLDEQLNRISHNKNENKDNKKIDFDRMMLIMCNVLRNSEGIEDLDLKKSAYNEIIKHNITYTILYTQLLIKYIIEHRKLPPSIPENISLDYLLQNFPYLIQQSLNSHLGTQKLEVVILDKILQEKKGISNTKSEIEKYLSIALFSDIQGNNFNIHLKYLVKSANTVPVQNFLLYKLTEYLYKRSKGGSENEAMYLDLISDLKIRTQKLPKRLKERIVKDLLESKNKMKKYILLE
- the hsdR gene encoding EcoAI/FtnUII family type I restriction enzme subunit R; the protein is MKKKDLSESDIKAKFITPAILKAGWDEHTQLGREIFFTDGRIYVKGKLTARGKRKFADYILFYKPNVPIAIIEAKDNKHSVRGGIQQALGYGNTLDIPFVFSSNGDGFYFHDKTAADGEIEREITLDEFPSPEELWAKYKRYRGIEAEEVQEIISQDYFQDGSGRSPRYYQQNAVNRTIEAVAKKQQRIILVMATGTGKTYTAFQIIYRLWKSGAKKRILFLADRTALIDQTARGDFRHFRDAMTIIKHKQIDTAYNVYLALYQGLSDSYGTDAYKQFSREFFDLVIIDECHRGSAKEDSKWREILEYFHTATHIGLTATPKETTEVSSTEYFGEPIYTYSLKQGIDDGFLAPYKVVKVTLDIDAEGWRPPRGFLDKDGNPVEDRIYNRTDFDKNIVVEERRKIVAAKITEFLKGYDRYAKSIVFCIDIEHAEGMRTALVNANADLFAENNKYIMQITGDNQDGKRELDNFINPSETYPVIATTSKLMTTGIDAQTCKLIVLDSNIGSMTEFKQIIGRGTRINEEYGKTYFTIMDFRNVTNLFADPDFDGDPVMIKIVSEDDDLSGTEDETDDAPIIDIDGEEVEFPETPDYPEIEGGGDIVEEPRSKIRVDGVQVKIVNERVQYLGSDGKIITESLKDYTKNSITKQYKTLESFLNTWNNADKKKVIVRELEDQGIFFEALQEEVGKEFDPFDLICHVAFESKPLTRKERAENVKKRNYFTKYGEQAQLVLNSLLDKYAQDGLMTIGSTEVLKLDPLNKLGTAMELVKAFGGKPQYLQALKELEAQLYKTGA
- a CDS encoding M28 family peptidase → MEANIENLYRHVAFLTSIYPYRNYKNIESLQKAAAYIEVEMKEIGLPTTRQQWEAKGNTYENIFAQYQPKKTKRFIIGAHYDVYKESAGADDNASSVAGLMEIARMLTEISLNLDYGIDFVFFCLEEPPFFKTDKMGSYIHANSIADTDKDYIGMIALEMIGYYREEKQISKDDSLYKNQLIVSWIKRYDAFNKKISQLLKANGKMDSRRLSYANDYLNNCPSDHRNYWPFHIPAVMVIGTGGHGNPHYHTNTDTIETLDFEIMREAVGSIGYTLFNFSE
- the rapA gene encoding RNA polymerase-associated protein RapA; translated protein: MKNTNGFYPNQRYTSKGEPELGIGILTESNNRQVKIYFPLSNETRMYAMESAPLRRVVFKAGDTIEDVNKQAMLIERVGMESGLYTYYGNDKKISEADLGDVSINYGVDDRFFMGDVDTPQAFALRRETLQHEYERKISPVHGFVGGRIDLIPHQLYIAHEVSSRYAPRVLLSDQVGLGKTIEACLIIQRLLLSGRISRVLILVPDSLIHQWFVELLRKFNMWFHIFDEARSASLDDSSPDGNPFLANQLILCSTEFLAASEKRSSQALTAGWDMLVVDEAHHLEWSGDKVSPEYAVVELLSKVAKGLLLLTATPEQLGEESHFARLRLLDPNRYTSYEDFINETSDHKTIANIVEKLHLGKNLNSKDIKILESIFMKERIQAVIKGAEMAKDNLIEDLLDQHGPGRVLFRNTRSAMTDFPKRKAHLIPLKAKKDPSLWLQRLTDEFARDMNLEETSEEQEFWFKEDPRVQWLLDTLKKIYQAKALLICKSKEKVLALEKVLTQRANLKVGVFHEDLTIVQRDRNAAWFAESDGAQILLCSEIGSEGRNFQFAHHLILFDLPLHPELLEQRLGRLDRIGQTEDIHIHIPYLLQSPQHKLVRWFHEGLNAFEKNIEGGYKVYQLFGERLQDVFNSPSATDPDPQLEALIAETSIFQKELQKSLAEDRDRLLEMNSFRPAIAEKIVEQIQKEDRDDTLETYFTKVFEYFNVEMEDLAARTYFLHPASEITEIFPSIPPKGISVTFSRNYALRREEVSFLTWDHPLTTECIDMMLSSGTGSASFGILHNAKTPGLLLEILFVLETSRQQGVYIDRFLPNTPLRIVVDLHGNEVTDSYSVETFDKNLTPGPIEPLLDNETLIETILPKMIAAATKVAAEQSSKEIAKGLQTMNLTLNHEIDRLKTLQTKNKNIRPEEIESALEEQTTLASLIKNARVRMDAMQVIIIE